The nucleotide sequence TAGTTCCCAgaagccactaatctactttgtctctgtgctttgcctattctggacatgtcatataaatgaaatcacacaatatgtggtctcTTGTGCCCACTTCTTTACGTTTTCAAAGTTTATTCATGCTATAGCATGTATCTATTTCAATCCTTGTTacagctgagtaatattccaccaTGTGGACATACcacaacttgtttatccattcatcagacgGTAGACATCTGGGTTATTTCCACCTTACGGCTATTATAacgatgctatgaacattcatgtacaaatatttgtgtggatatatgttttcacttctcttggatatatatatgcctagaagtagaattgctgggccatatggtgacactatgtttaactttttgagcaaCTGCCACACtgttccacagcagctgcactgttgtacattcccaccagcagtgtatgagggttttaatttctccatatccttgccgaCTACtcattattttctgtcttttttactGTAGTCATCCTCGtatatgtgaagtggtatctttgATTTGAATGGCTGCAGTATCTttactggaaaaaagaaaaatcaactaaCTCATCCTCTGGCACTTGGCATGTGACTCCCAACCAACGCATCCTTCTCAAAAAGAGGATCAAAAGCAGTTCAATTTGCCTTGATGTTAGGATTATCACTGGTTGGCTATAACAGGATTCTGTATTCCTGCCCATCGTCATGTGACTTGACTACACTCTGTGGGAAGAGTCTGTTTCTGCCCTTAACTTTGGGCTTGATCATGACATGCtctaaaccaaaagaaaatgagaagacatgACATTTGCCACAATTGAGCAGAAGCTTACACTTCCATGTttcctctcagtctctctctcaatCCTATACTCTGTCATAACCCAGATAGAGGCTGCTCcgtgaggctgggtcccacaatGAGAAGACACATAGAATAGAACCTCAGTCTACCTGTAGTCAAGCAAAGCCAAGCCTGTCACATAGTAGATATTTGGTtcatgaattaaaatttttatatatatttttatgtgcaGAGAAGAAAAACAGTCTCAAAAGCTCACAATAAACTGTTAAAGGTGCTGATTAAACCAAGGTATACATCAATAATTttcactttgttcttttctttattgtttgaaatttttaatgaACGTGGActacttttataactttttattcactttttttttaagctaccCATGCTGGTCTCCATTCAACATAGACAGCTTAGATTAAGCTATAATGAATTTACTTTTcaagaaaaaaactcaataataaaaatgagttgATTTAAATAAAGCACTTTATACATATGTGATTACACGTAAAGCTGTCATTGAAAATACAAGCTTAAGATTGTTAGGGTAAAAAGTAGTATGGGTTCTTAGCAATTGCAAAAAACCCTTTCACTATATGAGTAACAGCTTCATAACAAATTAACCCCTCCCTTACCACCATTATTAATGCAAATCTACTTAATGGGTTAAATAGATGTCATATTTGCCACCCTATATACACTATCTTCTCTAAAACCTCAATTTGATCTGAGCCACCCCAATTCTCCATTTACGCCTCCACAATGCCTGGGATAAGATAGAGCTGGGGCTGAAAGACTGCTAAAGTATATTAAATCAGACTAAGTGTAAGCTAATTGAGGGGCATTCTGTCTGAGGTGGTTCACTTAGTTCACTTCATCCACAAACACTACTGTAAACACTCTTCCCAGCTATTTTATAAATACAGTCTAGACTGTCACCCCATGACACTGTATATGCTGCATTCCCAGAAAAATAAACCTCGACCAGGAAACAAAATATTCCTGAAGACATTcgtttttgcttaaaaaaaattaccaatcTGTCCCGGcgaaaagatataaaatggcaaataaaagtaaACATTAAAATTGAAGAGTGctagttttaaaaatcatttaaaatcatCACCTAtgatttatttatgtttaaaatatatttccaaagTTTTTACTAGATTATTTATAGTGAATGTATAATTTCAATGGAACTTTGAGCAATTACAGTTCAACTCCATGTAGTACtaacttttcttctcttctgattCTTGTGCCaatttcaacttttcttttaGTTCCTTCCGATCTCTGGAATACTGTTCAAATATTGGTTGATAAATATATATTCCTCCAGCAATTCCAAGGATGCTAGCAAAAAGCAGTTGTGGAAGAGTCAATCTCCCAAACATTTTTTCAACAAACTGCACAGTGCAAAGGTGGCTTTGAAAAATTACACCCCACATCCAGGAAATCTCTTCAGATCTGTGTACAGAGAAAATGGGAAACAAAGCAATAACTTAGCACAATATTCTCTTTTAAGATTTCACATCACTACTTTCCTCAGGAGTGAAAAGTATTTTTGTCATAATATGTAAATACCACTTATTAATTTAACTAAAATAGGAATATAAATATTTAGGGAGTATGCAAACTGAGGGTTAGGGGATGGTGTAAGACAAAGCTAAATCCTCTTCTATTACAGAATATTCTCAATGGTTGTAAATAGATAActtaaaaaatggcaaaagtggggccagcccagtggcacaagcagttaagtgggcgcgctccgctgtggtggcccagggttcgccggttcgcatcccgggcgcgcagtaatgcaccgcttggcaagccgtgctgtagcggcgtcccatataaagtggaggaagatgggcacggatgttagcccagggccagtcttcctcagcaaaaataggaggattggcagatgttagctcag is from Diceros bicornis minor isolate mBicDic1 chromosome 5, mDicBic1.mat.cur, whole genome shotgun sequence and encodes:
- the PIGBOS1 gene encoding protein PIGBOS1 gives rise to the protein MWGVIFQSHLCTVQFVEKMFGRLTLPQLLFASILGIAGGIYIYQPIFEQYSRDRKELKEKLKLAQESEEKKS